Within Solea solea chromosome 1, fSolSol10.1, whole genome shotgun sequence, the genomic segment GACCAGTGAAAATTCAAATGAGTAATTTGTATCTAATAAGGTATTTATGTGACAATCCCGTGGTCAACCTTCTCCTCCCTGCTGAAGGTCACAGTTTTCTGGTTATTGTGATCATTTCAACTTTAAAGAGAATGTGCAGCACCGATTGGTGTGCAGTAATACAATCTGAGAATATGTCTCAGTATCAGTCCAACTCTTTTGAAGCCTCTGTGCTCACTCTTTGGTAAGACGTTCACTTATATATGCTGTcctttatcatctgttttcctttCAGTAGCAACATATTTACGAAATAGatcatcatgttctgttgaagaatAGCTGAAACTAGCGAgagagaccattaactcctcaggaaaatgtttaatgatATTATTAACCAGGTTGGAAATAGGCTAATTTTCCCTTAAGAGATTTTTTTGTATCCATGTTTTAATTTCCAGCCTATGTTGCATTTTCTttaagataaaagaagaaaaactgtgaGTGTTAAGTTACTGAAATGGCAGTTATGGTCAGGTGGAAATGGCATCAGCACAAACGTGTAATTACAGCACAATACAAACTATAATAAGGATATTCTCATGGTTTAGGTTTGTCGAAGGCTTGCGTAATTAATAATCACAATTGTTCCTCAACCCTGGTCCTGGGatccactgccctgcatgttttgaaaGTTTAGTGCTCCAAcccacctgattcaaataaataggccgttatcaggcttctgcagagctccTGGACgagctgatcatttgaatcaggtgtgttggagcgggcaacatctaaaacatgcagggcagtggatCGGAAAGATATGATTTTGTTGCCAACGTGTAtgcactgtgttgttttaagtatctattccaacatgacataagaatgaattaaataataaccAGTCAATGTttgagagggaggaggacaaaGGAAGGAacgttttgtttcttttaaactcggaaaaagtcaaatcaaagcttaaaagaaacaaaacaacacgagaaagaaaaaagttacaTGAATGAATTTGAAAAGTCACACTGTACATTCAATCCACCAATTTGTATCTTTTCTGATTCTAtctaaaatgttgtatttaaagATATTTAATTCAAAGAGAGGTGTACAGGCTGATGGAGCAGCATAGATTGGTatttttaatatacatatatagggaGATGTAGTAATGTTTTTTGTGATGATTTGTCCTCCAGGGCCTTCCTGTGGACCCATCTGCGTCAATGAGCGGGTGGAGAGTCTCCTGCAGGAGGTCAAGCCTCAGATCCAGACACTGAAGGAGAAGCTCAACACGGTCAGTCACACTCTTGTTCTGCTTGTCTTCCAAATATCAACATTAGTTTGATACACGTGGGAAACCGttgtgacagaaaaaacaagttcttttttcttcattcttcattaaaGGTGTCAATGTGGGTGCAACTCCAAATCCCTAAAATTGAAGATGGCAACAACTTTGGAGTGGCTGTGCAGGTGAGCGAGTGCTGATAATTTGAATGTTCTCCTTACTCTTCAATGTTGATATGTTTATGATTTAAGGTTCAAATGGAGTAGGTCGTTTGTTAATAGCTTTGCTTTTGTCCAACAGGAGAAAGTGTTTGAGCTGCTGACCAACACACGCACCAAGGTCGAGGGATTCCAAACTcagatttcaaagtaaaagcacacacacaaacttgtttaaTGCATTTcctaaccccttaccttaaccgtaaccatcacaactgaTTGCCTAAcctaaaccaggtcttaaccctgaaaaagaccTTTACATTTGTGGGGCCCGGACagaatgtccccacaaagattgTTTACGCACCCACGCACGCTGGAGccacagtatgtgtgtaataCTAATCGTACGCGGTGTTGAGGTTCCATCAGTACACCCACTCATTCCATTTTAGTACGTTCAGATAACTTAAACTGAAActacacattcatacagtatcTGTGTACTTTGATGGCTCGGCTTCAGATTTGAGAGCTAAACTACTATTTATTTGTGCATTTAAAACCAAAAGGTTTTAAGTGTTAATCTCTTACTTACTAGAACCACGGGACTTCTGTGGAAGATGATGAAACTTCAACTTTTGAGAAAAGAGACATTTGTCTCCTTTTTACACAAGAAAAGTTGAATTCCCGACTGAGCTGATAACATTGTAGCATGTTTAGTAAAAGTTACACATTATGTTACTCACTCTAACACTCTGTAACCAGAACTGTACTGTGTGTTCCTGATTGGACCTAGAAATCCTGATGTTATTTTAACAAACATTAATCAAACTGAGGATTGTTCAAAATGAGTAACAAGAAACTCCTcctgtgttctttttttcctgtctcaGATACTACAGTGAGAGAGGTGACGCTGTGGCCAAAGCCTCCAAACAACCCCACGTGGTCAGTATCCTCACTATGACCTGACcagcaaacatgttttatgGCATAAACTCAGTagttgtgatgtgtgttttgtggttgCAGGGAGACTATAGGCAGCTGGTCCACGAGCTGGACCAGTATCAGTACTGTGAGCTCCGCCTCATCGTCCTGGACATCCGCAACACATACGTAAGCCACGCCCACTGTGTTATTCATTGTCAGGACtctagataaataaaatatgtagatgaataaataaatgaatgaaaaacaaaactaataatTAATACTTACGAGACTctaaagcagtgtttctcatCCCTGGTCCTGGGACCCACTGCCATCCATGTTTTAAAggttccctgctccaacacacctgattcaaataaataggTCGGCTTCTGCAGAGCTCGTTAACGAGCTGATCGTTAACgagctgatcatttgaatcaggtgtgttggagcgggaacttttaaaacatgcagggcgGTGGATCTGAAAGATATGATTTTGTTGCCAACGTGAAtgcactgtgttgttttaattgaCGTACAGTAGAGAGTTAAGTATTTATTCCAACATATtgacataacaaaataaaatatataggcagcaaaatgacaaaaagtaacagaaacatttctaaaaataaatgatatcatAACCAGTCAGTGTTTGAAAGGGAGTAGGATGAAGGGAGGAACTTTTTCGTTCCTTTTAAACTCGAAAGAAAGTCAACTCAAACACAACTCAACacaagagggggggggggggaaaggacGGTTACATAACAAATGAACAAAGTCAAAAAGTCACCCTGTACATTCAATCCAACAATTTGTGCgtcttttctgtttctgtctaaaatgttgtattaacgatgtatttaaatatatttaatggTCTACGTCCATGGTTTTTAAACTGTGAATTCTGCCGGAGtgtgaagaaaatgaaatgaataccaaaaaataataatgcgaAATTAAAGTATGAAGTACTATTAAAGTGAGTCACCgtatctctctctccatgttaatctaatttcactttaccagtgtgtgaagtatatgtgaggaagaggaggatgatgagggagcaaatgatcttattgggaataaatctgatCTCAATAACAGCTTTTGCAATTTGCGAACAGAAATGTTTCAAATTGAGTGTTTGATTTGCGAACGATCCCTAGTTTGTGCAGAGAAACAtctgaaaatggacaaaaacataatTAGATTTGATTTAAATAGTGTCCAAAGTCATTTATCAAACCCTGTGTATCACCTGTGTTAATCATTCACGTTTTCTACCAAACTATCAACACTACCACACTGTAAAAGACTCCAGCTGTGTCCCAGCAGCAGGAGAGGTGGATACATGGAATCTATTTCTTCTTAATGGGATGGTAATTAAACTAATTGCTGTGCTTGTGTTAAACTGATCCGCGCTCCGTCTCCTGGACATTAATCACTGTCTGTCTCCGTCCTCTGGATATTGTCCTGCTGTGTTTGATGCTGTTAATGAACGCAGCGGTGCAGGTGATGATGAAAGGAGCTGTTTCACACAATTATACAGGGGCATCTGAATCTGGCAGCCGCtgtcttttatttctctgtccctcattcaccctctgtctctgccttttcttttgtctttttttgtcccccTCAGGCTGTGCTGTTTGACATCATTAACAAGAACTATGACAAGATTAAGAAGCCCAGAGGAGACGGGAAAGCACTCATCTACTGAGGCTGATATCAgctcactgccacacacacaggccatCAGGCTGGATACAGCGAGTCTAGTGTGACACTCTCATCAAGTAACAAAACACCCACCCGGATCCACAAAAACGTCTCATATTATGCATGTTTTGGTTCA encodes:
- the psme1 gene encoding proteasome activator complex subunit 1 yields the protein MAALDIRLESKKQVDDFSLRLTKEAEELVSKFFPHKIEELQMMLKTFSSCDDLASLKAPLDIPIPDPVKEEAKRKKKEEKEAKEGKKDKDKDSDKEDEESGPSCGPICVNERVESLLQEVKPQIQTLKEKLNTVSMWVQLQIPKIEDGNNFGVAVQEKVFELLTNTRTKVEGFQTQISKYYSERGDAVAKASKQPHVGDYRQLVHELDQYQYCELRLIVLDIRNTYAVLFDIINKNYDKIKKPRGDGKALIY